The following are encoded together in the Bos indicus isolate NIAB-ARS_2022 breed Sahiwal x Tharparkar chromosome 27, NIAB-ARS_B.indTharparkar_mat_pri_1.0, whole genome shotgun sequence genome:
- the LOC109553363 gene encoding low-density lipoprotein receptor-related protein 4-like, whose amino-acid sequence MVPFQPQLESCYLKLCFSVHEKCSPSEFKCENGQCVSSSLRCDGNRDCLDHSDEEGCPAWPLPCPSGEVKCPRSGECVLAEWICDHDLDCKDGTDEKDCDSRELRCGSRQWRCASGEQCVPEPWRCDGQSDCGDGSDETGCPPEKCGSSEFQCHPSACLDLSLVCDGKRDCADGSDEGGQCSSSACRQGQCFHSCYPSPHGPVCACERGFELKSSGQICEDVDECQRLGGHPCSQTCVNTKGSYTCACHPGYSLEPDGHTCKAIGTEPVLLVAIQFKLLLYGMRSLKEDILATTDKNLIIFSIDYDLVDQKVFWTDLGAQSIQWISMDMKKKGTMVKGIKADCIVVDWIGRNLYWTDGTAGQILAIQLTAIWRGKSEYTVVLDNDLNQPRSLALDPLNGLMYWSEIGGEPQIEQAGMDGSSRKILLSQGLGWPTSIVLDQLSWKIFWSDDKFHCIGSANLDGTGISMLQLTQIKSPFSVAVFEDEVFWSEMKTRTVQRMKKMTGKNRAVLIKRLEQPYGLKVMHEVLQPRSSNPCLDAECSHLCLLSPQSKGSCRCPAGLLLADDGVNCVPLKESAFLFLGLPTVIMQIYLKNLDASRGQATLPGHRILPFTNVNQLASMDYVTQEKVLYLTEWNTGDIWLLRLKDSGKLSWRKIISVEGTVTDLAVDWLSGNIYWIGSENAHINIASPRGQYSTVLLSGSLYRPTCVVLHPPTAVMCFVDLGPQDDGRRGSSIECASMDGSRRKVLWRKPQVPVGLSFSDAGTRLYWADPGRGLIESIQQDGSRYRVDRRGIQGLNLFTYGQGMMFWTTVDDAQISKVWYSKAELSENRWFQVDQKIVDLKVYSKLSQQGSNHCSKDNGGCSHICLPKPEGQTCKCPSGYYLDDIKKCLEAVRCSAPSQSCKDGQKCISATQVCDGHADCLDGSDEMDCTYPDTTHSTPTPKTSESGKRLTPKAVQPLQGTKSTKTRSPGPEGMNYPVRKILTPPIPAPESETPETKEGGQPKDSHREKLLLCSSDFCSGRGICTMQGELRKCNCLMGYSGDFCEAAAHGPAPGHIALSLTIALLVVLVILGAFVYFRREHKLKRNRTASSRNLTCHKENDQEEENLMNSETFVNEAYDEQELLTSLQTD is encoded by the exons GACTGTGACTCCAGGGAGCTTCGCTGCGGCTCCAGGCAGTGGCGCTGTGCCAGTGGGGAGCAGTGCGTGCCCGAGCCCTGGCGCTGTGATGGGCAGAGTGACTGTGGGGACGGCAGCGACGAGACGGGAT GCCCCCCGGAGAAGTGTGGGAGCTCCGAGTTCCAGTGTCACCCCTCCGCCTGCCTGGACCTCAGCCTGGTGTGTGACGGGAAGCGAGACTGTGCCGATGGCTCCGACGAGGGCGGGCAGTGCTCGTCGTCCGCCTGCCGCCAGGGACAGTGTTTCCACAGCTGCTACCCGTCCCCGCACGGACCT GTATGTGCTTGTGAGCGAGGCTTTGAGCTGAAAAGCAGTGGCCAGATCTGTGAGGATGTGGATGAATGCCAGAGGCTGGGTGGTCACCCTTGCAGTCAGACCTGTGTCAACACAAAGGGCTCCTACACCTGCGCCTGTCATCCTGGCTACTCACTGGAGCCTGATGGCCATACCTGTAAAGCAATTG GTACTGAACCAGTCCTGCTTGTGGCAATCCAGTTTAAACTACTCCTCTATGGGATGCGGAGTTTGAAAGAAGATATTCTGGCAACTACAGACAAGAAcctgattattttttctattgacTATGACTTAGTGGATCAGAAAGTCTTCTGGACCGATCTCGGGGCCCAGAGTATTCAGTGGATAAGCATGGACATGAAGAAGAAGGGGACTATGGTGAAAG GGATAAAGGCAGACTGCATAGTGGTTGACTGGATCGGGAGGAATCTCTATTGGACAGATGGGACAGCTGGCCAGATTTTGGCAATTCAGTTGACTGCAATTTGGAGAGGAAAGTCTGAGTACACGGTTGTCCTGGACAATGACTTGAACCAACCACGGTCTTTGGCTTTAGATCCCCTAAATGG GCTAATGTACTGGTCTGAAATTGGAGGAGAGCCTCAAATAGAACAAGCTGGAATGGATGGGAGCAGCAGAAAAATACTCCTTAGTCAAGGTCTCGGCTGGCCAACTAGCATAGTTCTCGACCAGCTGAGTTGGAAGATATTCTGGTCTGATGACAAATTTCACTGCATTGGCTCTGCCAACCTAGATGGTACTGGTATTAGC ATGTTGCAGCTAACACAAATCAAGAGCCCCTTCTCAGTGGCTGTGTTTGAGGATGAAGTCTTCTGGTCTGAAATGAAGACGAGAACAGTACAACGCATGAAAAAGATGACTGGCAAGAACCGGGCTGTCCTCATCAAGCGTTTGGAACAGCCTTACGGACTAAAG GTAATGCACGAAGTGCTACAGCCCAGGTCTTCGAATCCTTGTCTGGACGCTGAATGTTCTCACTTGTGCCTTCTGAGCCCACAATCCAAGGGAAGCTGTCGCTGTCCAGCTGGACTCCTGCTTGCAGATGATGGTGTCAACTGTGTTCCCCTCAAGGAATCTGCGTTTCTGTTCCTTGGGTTGCCCACAGTTATCATGCAG ATCTATCTGAAAAATCTAGATGCTTCACGAGGACAAGCAACTTTACCAGGACATAGGATTCTTCCCTTTACCAATGTCAACCAGCTTGCATCAATGGACTACGTCACCCAGGAGAAGGTGCTCTACCTGACAGAGTGGAATACGGGTGATATCTGGCTACTGAGGCTCAAAGACTCTGGAAAGCTCTCCTGGAGGAAAATCATATCCGTGGAGGGCACAGTGACTGACCTTGCTGTGGACTGGTTGAGTGGAAACATATACTGGATTGGTAGTGAGAATGCTCACATCAACATAGCTTCCCCCAGAGGCCAGTACTCCACCGTCTTGCTCAGTGGAAGTCTCTATCGCCCAACCTGTGTCGTACTCCACCCGCCAACTGCAGTCATGTGCTTTGTGGACCTGGGTCCCCAGGATGATGGTAGGCGTGGCTCCAGCATTGAATGCGcctccatggacggcagcaggAGGAAGGTGCTCTGGCGGAAACCCCAGGTCCCTGTGGGCCTGAGCTTTTCAGATGCAGGGACTCGTCTGTACTGGGCTGATCCTG GGAGAGGACTCATAGAAAGTATTCAACAAGACGGCTCTAGATACAGAGTAGACCGCAGAGGAATTCAGGGCCTTAACCTGTTTACATATGGCCAAGGCATGATGTTCTGGACCACCGTGGATGATG CCCAGATCAGTAAAGTTTGGTACAGCAAAGCAGAACTTTCAGAAAACCGGTGGTTCCAAGTAGACCAGAAGATTGTGGATTTAAAAGTTTACAGTAAACTTAGCCAACAGG GTAGTAACCACTGCTCAAAAGACAATGGAGGATGTAGCCATATCTGTTTACCAAAGCCGGAAGGACAGACTTGTAAATGTCCCAGTGGGTACTACTTGGATGACATAAAGAAGTGTCTTGAAGCTGTCCGATGCTCTGCACCATCACAGTCCTGTAAGGATGGTCAGAAATGCATTTCCGCCACACAGGTTTGTGATGGTCATGCTGACTGTCTGGATGGATCTGATGAAATGGACT GTACCTATCCAGATACAACCCATTCAACACCAACACCTAAAACGTCAGAGTCTGGAAAGAGACTGACACCAAAAGCTGTCCAACCTCTCCAGGGTACCAAGTCCACCAAGACTAGATCTCCAGGTCCAGAAGGAATGAATTACCCTGTCAGAAAAATCCTAACCCCTCCGATTCCTGCTCCAGAGAGCGAGACTCCAGAAACCAAGGAAGGAGGTCAGCCCAAGGATTCACACAGggaaaaacttctgctctgtagCAGCGATTTCTGCAGTGGGAGGGGAATCTGTACAATGCAAGGAGAGCTGAGAAAATGCAActgtctgatgggctacagcggAGACTTCTGCGAAGCAGCCGCCCATGGACCTGCCCCTGGCCACATTGCCCTCAGCCTAACCATAGCCCTACTGGTTGTTCTGGTCATTCTGGGAGCATTTGTATATTTCAGAAGAGAGCACAAATTAAAGCG AAACAGGACAGCATCATCAAGAAATTTGACCTGCCATAAAGAAAATGACCAAGAAGAGGAGAATCTAATGAATAGTGAGACTTTTGTCAATGAAGCTTATGATGAACAG GAACTGTTAACGTCTTTACAAACTGACTAA
- the CLDN23 gene encoding claudin-23: MRTPVVMTLGMVLAPCGLLLTLTSTLTPGWRLVKGFLDQPLDLVLYQGLWDMCREQSSRERQCGQPDDLGYFAAEPVRVARGLMVTSLAVTGLGLLLATLGVRCWRDEPHFVLAGLSGVVLLTAGLLSLIPVSWYNHFLADRTVLPAQPSPVTVQVGYSLVLGYLGSCLLLLGGFSLALSFAPWCAERCDSCRKAPSSSARRSSISTVYIDGPEPALTPAIKYYSDGQHRPRPDQLGATSQRKAGFPMPRPPPKAYSNPVDVLEGENATNSEPGSSSRSTRPCGSTLPCDSDV, from the coding sequence ATGCGGACGCCGGTGGTGATGACGCTGGGCATGGTACTCGCGCCCTGTGGGCTGTTACTCACCCTGACCAGCACGCTGACGCCCGGCTGGAGGCTGGTGAAGGGCTTCCTCGACCAGCCGCTGGACCTGGTGCTGTACCAGGGCCTGTGGGACATGTGCCGCGAGCAGAGCAGTCGCGAGCGCCAGTGCGGCCAGCCGGACGACCTCGGCTACTTCGCCGCGGAGCCGGTGCGCGTGGCGCGGGGACTGATGGTCACGTCGCTGGCCGTCACgggcctggggctgctgctggcGACGCTCGGCGTGCGCTGCTGGAGGGACGAGCCCCACTTCGTGCTGGCCGGCCTCTCCGGCGTTGTGCTCCTCACCGCGGGCCTCTTGAGTCTCATCCCAGTCTCCTGGTACAACCACTTCTTGGCAGATCGCACCGTCCTGCCGGCCCAGCCCAGCCCGGTCACGGTGCAGGTCGGCTACAGCCTGGTGCTGGGCTACCTGGGcagctgcctgctgctgctgggcgGCTTCTCGCTGGCGCTCAGCTTCGCGCCCTGGTGCGCTGAGCGCTGTGACAGCTGCCGCAAGGCGCCCTCCAGCAGCGCGCGCCGCAGCAGCATTAGCACAGTGTACATCGACGGGCCAGAGCCCGCACTCACGCCGGCCATCAAGTATTATAGTGATGGCCAGCACCGGCCGCGGCCTGATCAGCTGGGCGCCACCAGCCAGCGCAAGGCCGGCTTCCCGATGCCCCGGCCCCCACCCAAAGCCTACAGCAACCCGGTGGACGTGCTCGAAGGGGAGAACGCTACAAACTCCGAACCCGGCTCGTCTTCCCGCAGCACTCGGCCCTGCGGCAGCACGCTGCCCTGCGACTCGGACGTGTAG